A genomic region of Conger conger chromosome 6, fConCon1.1, whole genome shotgun sequence contains the following coding sequences:
- the LOC133130516 gene encoding B-cadherin-like, whose translation MSTDTVICEPGDSQHDHQHKPQHSAALPVLMFPRSSKGLKRQKRDWVIPPINFPENDRGPFPKQMVQIRSNRDKEVPVHYKITGPGADEPPVELFKIDRDSGWLSVTQPLDRETQDKYKLFAYAVVGEATVPEESMEIIIFVIDQNDEIPKFTEETFLGELAEGSKAGLEFMKVTAVDLDEPGSANSDIRYKIESQDPESPKPNMFFINPITGGIQLKTEGLDRENFPKYTLVISAADMEGDGLSTTCKASITVTDSNDNAPQFDPNSYTVTVPENEVGALVVNMPVTDGDEPHTLAWSTKYKIIEGDNGGFFNVTTGPSKLEGIITTVKGLDFEKNAKYTLLVTAENDAPFVTNLPTSTATVIVNVEDVNDAPVFNPVEKVVIKPENLEVGADIIAYTATDPDMAKNQKVWYKLGDDPAGWLNVNRETGLIKARSPMDRESPFVKGGRYRALILAIDDDDAPATGTGTLLIELEDVNDNAPTIEERVITICNQESQTVTLSVTDRDGPGFTSPFRVELQGTSANNWTARMNDAKTGIILGLRTYLEENDYTVILRVFDSQGLFQDNTITATATWEACITRGSFCIRPT comes from the exons AtgtccacagacacagtgatTTGTGAACCTGGAGACAGTCAGCATGACCATCAACACAAG CCTCAGcactctgcagctcttccagTGCTGATGTTTCCACGCTCTTCCAAAGGGCTGAAGAGGCAGAAAAGGGACTGGGTCATTCCCCCCATCAACTTCCCAGAGAACGACAGAGGCCCCTTCCCCAAACAGATGGTGCAG ATCAGATCCAACAGGGATAAGGAAGTGCCGGTGCATTACAAAATCACTGGGCCTGGGGCAGATGAGCCCCCTGTTGAGCTGTTTAAAATTGACCGAGACTCTGGCTGGCTCAGTGTCACACAGCCTTTGGACCGAGAGACCCAAGATAAATATAAA CTCTTTGCTTATGCAGTAGTGGGTGAAGCTACTGTGCCCGAGGAGTCAATGGAAATTATTATCTTTGTCATCGATCAGAACGACGAGATACCCAAATTCACTGAAGAAACCTTTCTTGGCGAGTTAGCTGAAGGATCCAAAGCAG GTTTAGAATTTATGAAGGTGACCGCTGTTGATCTAGATGAACCTGGTTCAGCTAATTCTGACATTAGATACAAAATTGAGAGCCAAGACCCAGAGAGTCCAAAACCAAATATGTTCTTTATTAACCCTATAACTGGAGGGATCCAACTTAAAACAGAGGGGCTGGACAGAGAG AACTTTCCTAAATATACATTGGTAATTAGCGCTGCTGATATGGAGGGGGACGGCCTCTCAACCACCTGCAAAGCAAGCATCACAGTAACCGACAGCAACGACAACGCTCCTCAGTTTGACCCAAATTCA TACACAGTGACTGTGCCTGAGAATGAGGTGGGTGCCCTAGTGGTGAACATGCCAGTGACTGATGGGGATGAACCTCACACACTAGCCTGGTCAACTAAATACAAGATTATTGAAGGAGACAATGGAGGGTTCTTCAATGTTACCACTGGACCCAGCAAGCTGGAGGGCATTATTACTACAGTCAAG GGCCTTGATTTTGAGAAGAACGCAAAGTACACCTTGTTGGTCACCGCGGAGAATGATGCCCCGTTTGTCACCAATCTGCCAACCTCCACTGCCACAGTTATTGTGAACGTGGAGGATGTGAATGATGCTCCAGTGTTTAATCCAGTCGAGAAGGTGGTCATTAAACCAGAGAACCTGGAAGTTGGTGCTGACATAATTGCATATACAGCAACTGACCCTGACATGGCAAAAAATCAGAAAGTATG GTATAAATTGGGCGATGATCCAGCTGGATGGCTGAACGTCAATAGAGAGACTGGACTTATCAAAGCGAGGAGCCCCATGGATAGAGAATCTCCCTTTGTCAAAGGGGGCAGATACCGGGCCCTCATCCTGGCCATTGATGAcg ATGATGCCCCTGCTACGGGAACCGGGACTCTGCTGATTGAGCTGGAAGATGTAAATGACAACGCTCCCACAATCGAGGAGAGGGTGATCACGATCTGTAACCAAGAATCTCAAACCGTGACGCTGTCCGTCACCGACCGAGACGGGCCTGGATTCACCTCCCCTTTCCGGGTGGAACTACAGGGAACGAGCGCGAACAACTGGACCGCTCGCATGAATGACGCAA AGACGGGCATAATACTGGGACTGAGAACCTATTTGGAAGAGAATGACTACACTGTTATCCTCCGCGTATTTGACAGCCAGGGACTGTTCCAGGACAACACCATTACTGCCACTGCAACTTGGGAAGCCTGCATAACTAGGGGTTCTTTTTGCATCAGACCGACTTAG
- the LOC133130453 gene encoding B-cadherin-like isoform X2 has translation MSSPEVLAFPTLWFPQSPGNPRRRKRDWVIPPINIPENDRGPFPKTMVQIRSSNAKKMEITYNITGPGADQAPEGIFSIDKRSGMLFVTKPLDREKKASYVLLAQAVAVGIGQAEQPMELVIRVTDQNDNKPEFTHNPFLGHVTEGALPDSAFMTVAAIDRDDPLTDNGIVRYKIVSQAPQLPNRAMFAVNAVSGVISVSAAGLDRETYPEYKLVIEAADMEGIGLTNTGTAIITVTDTNDNAPQFVNSTHSGSVRENDAGALVLKMAVTDKDEPHTPAWSTKYIIVKGNEGGLFSVSAGPGQLEGIISTAKGLDFENRNKHTLLVTVENDAAFSTRLPTSTATVTVTVGDVNEAPAFMPPEKVIKVSEGSPVGSDLTEYTAKDPDSAMKQAVRFRIEDDPARWLSVNKETGLVTVRRPMDRESSFVKDGKYKAIILAYDDDDLPATGTGTLIIDLDDVNDNLPLLHQREVSICAERPEPARLDIIDADGPGNAGPFDVELLGESRSNWTAKVNSTSDSVINLTLRRTLDPGLYLVLLRIYDAGQHFQDSTVSAEVCQCEGRVSTCVRHAASPYAGAPLSVGVLGAVLGLLLLGLLLLMFMRRRSRPEKGELLLPEDVRDNLYYYDEEGGGEEDQEYDLSQLHRGLDDRPEVFRNDVAPGPGPLPLYRPRPQEDEEIGDFIQDNLKAADSDPTAPPYDSLLVFDYEGGGSEARSLSSLNSSSSGDQDYDRLAEWGPRFRKLADMFGGGEDCDSDTLPGKVEWV, from the exons ATGTCCAGTCCAGAAGTGCTGGCGTTTCCTACACTGTGGTTCCCACAGTCCCCAGGAAAcccgaggaggaggaagagggactGGGTTATTCCACCTATCAATATCCCCGAGAACGACAGAGGCCCCTTCCCCAAGACAATGGTCCAG ATCAGGTCCAGCAACGCTAAGAAGATGGAGATCACCTATAACATCACGGGACCGGGGGCTGACCAGGCGCCAGAGGGGATCTTCTCCATTGACAAGCGTTCCGGCATGCTGTTCGTCACCAAGCCGCTGGACAGGGAGAAGAAGGCCTCATACGTG ctcctggcccagGCAGTGGCAGTTGGTATTGGCCAAGCCGAGCAGCCAATGGAGCTCGTTATCCGAGTGACGGACCAAAACGATAACAAGCCTGAGTTTACCCATAATCCCTTTCTGGGTCATGTGACGGAAGGAGCGCTGCCAG ATTCTGCATTCATGACGGTTGCGGCGATAGACAGGGATGATCCCTTGACTGACAACGGGATCGTCCGGTATAAGATCGTGAGTCAGGCCCCGCAGCTCCCGAACCGGGCCATGTTTGCCGTGAACGCGGTGAGCGGAGTGATCAGCGTGTCCGCAGCCGGGCTGGACAGAGAG ACGTACCCGGAGTACAAGCTGGTCATCGAGGCCGCCGATATGGAAGGGATTGGCCTCACAAACACCGGCACGGCGATCATCACTGTGACAGACACCAACGATAACGCTCCTCAGTTTGTCAACAGCACT CACTCTGGGTCGGTGCGAGAGAATGACGCAGGTGCCCTGGTGCTGAAGATGGCGGTCACGGACAAGGATGAGCCCCACACGCCTGCCTGGTCCACGAAATACATCATCGTCAAGGGAAACGAGGGAGGTCTCTTCAGCGTCAGTGCCGGGCCAGGCCAGCTGGAGGGCATAATTTCTACTGCCAAG ggcctggactTTGAGAATAGAAACAAGCACACCCTGTTGGTCACTGTGGAGAACGATGCCGCATTCTCCACGCGTCTGCCCACCTCCACCGCCACGGTTACTGTGACTGTGGGGGACGTGAATGAGGCTCCAGCGTTCATGCCTCCGGAGAAGGTCATTAAAGTGTCTGAAGGCTCTCCAGTGGGCAGTGATCTGACTGAATACACAGCAAAAGACCCGGACTCTGCCATGAAACAGGCCGTCAG GTTTCGGATAGAGGATGACCCTGCACGATGGCTGAGTGTCAATAAAGAGACAGGGCTCGTAACAGTCAGGCGTCCTATGGACCGAGAATCCTCATTCGTCAAGGACGGAAAATACAAAGCAATCATTCTAGCGTACGACGATG ATGACCTACCCGCCACTGGGACGGGAACGCTGATAATCGATCTGGACGATGTCAACGACAACCTGCCTCTCCTTCACCAGCGAGAGGTGAGCATCTGCGCCGAGCGACCAGAACCGGCCCGTTTGGACATTATCGACGCAGACGGGCCGGGGAACGCCGGGCCTTTTGACGTGGAGCTGCTGGGTGAATCCAGGAGCAACTGGACCGCCAAAGTCAATTCTACAA GCGACAGTGTGATTAACCTGACCCTGCGGAGGACGCTGGACCCCGGGCTGTACCTGGTGCTGCTGAGGATCTACGACGCGGGACAGCACTTCCAGGACAGCACGGTCTCCGCggaggtgtgtcagtgtgagggcCGCGTCTCCACCTGCGTCCGCCACGCAGCGAGCCCTTACGCCGGCGCTCCCCTCTCCGTCGGCGTCTTGGGCGCCGTCCTCGGCCTCCTGC TGCTGGGGCTGCTGCTCCTCATGTtcatgaggaggaggagcagaccGGAGAAGGGGGAGCTCCTCTTGCCTGAGGACGTTCGGGACAACCTCTACTACTACGACGAGGAGGGCGGCGGGGAGGAGGACCAG GAGTACGACCTGAGCCAGCTCCACAGAGGCCTGGATGACCGCCCCGAGGTCTTCCGCAACGATGTGGCCCCTGGGCCGGGGCCCCTGCCGCTGTACCGACCGCGGCCCCAGGAGGACGAGGAGATCGGAGACTTCATCCAAGAT AACCTGAAGGCCGCGGACAGCGACCCCACCGCCCCGCCGTACGACTCCCTCCTGGTGTTCGACTACGAAGGGGGCGGCTCAGAGGCTCGGTCCCTCAGCTCCCTCAACTCCTCCAGCTCCGGGGACCAGGACTACGACCGCCTGGCCGAATGGGGGCCGCGCTTCAGGAAGCTGGCCGACATGTTCGGCGGCGGGGAAGACTGTGACTCGGACACACTGCCCGGCAAAGTAGAGTGGGTGTGA
- the LOC133130453 gene encoding cadherin-3-like isoform X4, translating to MSSPEVLAFPTLWFPQSPGNPRRRKRDWVIPPINIPENDRGPFPKTMVQIRSSNAKKMEITYNITGPGADQAPEGIFSIDKRSGMLFVTKPLDREKKASYVTYPEYKLVIEAADMEGIGLTNTGTAIITVTDTNDNAPQFVNSTHSGSVRENDAGALVLKMAVTDKDEPHTPAWSTKYIIVKGNEGGLFSVSAGPGQLEGIISTAKGLDFENRNKHTLLVTVENDAAFSTRLPTSTATVTVTVGDVNEAPAFMPPEKVIKVSEGSPVGSDLTEYTAKDPDSAMKQAVRFRIEDDPARWLSVNKETGLVTVRRPMDRESSFVKDGKYKAIILAYDDDDLPATGTGTLIIDLDDVNDNLPLLHQREVSICAERPEPARLDIIDADGPGNAGPFDVELLGESRSNWTAKVNSTSDSVINLTLRRTLDPGLYLVLLRIYDAGQHFQDSTVSAEVCQCEGRVSTCVRHAASPYAGAPLSVGVLGAVLGLLLLGLLLLMFMRRRSRPEKGELLLPEDVRDNLYYYDEEGGGEEDQEYDLSQLHRGLDDRPEVFRNDVAPGPGPLPLYRPRPQEDEEIGDFIQDNLKAADSDPTAPPYDSLLVFDYEGGGSEARSLSSLNSSSSGDQDYDRLAEWGPRFRKLADMFGGGEDCDSDTLPGKVEWV from the exons ATGTCCAGTCCAGAAGTGCTGGCGTTTCCTACACTGTGGTTCCCACAGTCCCCAGGAAAcccgaggaggaggaagagggactGGGTTATTCCACCTATCAATATCCCCGAGAACGACAGAGGCCCCTTCCCCAAGACAATGGTCCAG ATCAGGTCCAGCAACGCTAAGAAGATGGAGATCACCTATAACATCACGGGACCGGGGGCTGACCAGGCGCCAGAGGGGATCTTCTCCATTGACAAGCGTTCCGGCATGCTGTTCGTCACCAAGCCGCTGGACAGGGAGAAGAAGGCCTCATACGTG ACGTACCCGGAGTACAAGCTGGTCATCGAGGCCGCCGATATGGAAGGGATTGGCCTCACAAACACCGGCACGGCGATCATCACTGTGACAGACACCAACGATAACGCTCCTCAGTTTGTCAACAGCACT CACTCTGGGTCGGTGCGAGAGAATGACGCAGGTGCCCTGGTGCTGAAGATGGCGGTCACGGACAAGGATGAGCCCCACACGCCTGCCTGGTCCACGAAATACATCATCGTCAAGGGAAACGAGGGAGGTCTCTTCAGCGTCAGTGCCGGGCCAGGCCAGCTGGAGGGCATAATTTCTACTGCCAAG ggcctggactTTGAGAATAGAAACAAGCACACCCTGTTGGTCACTGTGGAGAACGATGCCGCATTCTCCACGCGTCTGCCCACCTCCACCGCCACGGTTACTGTGACTGTGGGGGACGTGAATGAGGCTCCAGCGTTCATGCCTCCGGAGAAGGTCATTAAAGTGTCTGAAGGCTCTCCAGTGGGCAGTGATCTGACTGAATACACAGCAAAAGACCCGGACTCTGCCATGAAACAGGCCGTCAG GTTTCGGATAGAGGATGACCCTGCACGATGGCTGAGTGTCAATAAAGAGACAGGGCTCGTAACAGTCAGGCGTCCTATGGACCGAGAATCCTCATTCGTCAAGGACGGAAAATACAAAGCAATCATTCTAGCGTACGACGATG ATGACCTACCCGCCACTGGGACGGGAACGCTGATAATCGATCTGGACGATGTCAACGACAACCTGCCTCTCCTTCACCAGCGAGAGGTGAGCATCTGCGCCGAGCGACCAGAACCGGCCCGTTTGGACATTATCGACGCAGACGGGCCGGGGAACGCCGGGCCTTTTGACGTGGAGCTGCTGGGTGAATCCAGGAGCAACTGGACCGCCAAAGTCAATTCTACAA GCGACAGTGTGATTAACCTGACCCTGCGGAGGACGCTGGACCCCGGGCTGTACCTGGTGCTGCTGAGGATCTACGACGCGGGACAGCACTTCCAGGACAGCACGGTCTCCGCggaggtgtgtcagtgtgagggcCGCGTCTCCACCTGCGTCCGCCACGCAGCGAGCCCTTACGCCGGCGCTCCCCTCTCCGTCGGCGTCTTGGGCGCCGTCCTCGGCCTCCTGC TGCTGGGGCTGCTGCTCCTCATGTtcatgaggaggaggagcagaccGGAGAAGGGGGAGCTCCTCTTGCCTGAGGACGTTCGGGACAACCTCTACTACTACGACGAGGAGGGCGGCGGGGAGGAGGACCAG GAGTACGACCTGAGCCAGCTCCACAGAGGCCTGGATGACCGCCCCGAGGTCTTCCGCAACGATGTGGCCCCTGGGCCGGGGCCCCTGCCGCTGTACCGACCGCGGCCCCAGGAGGACGAGGAGATCGGAGACTTCATCCAAGAT AACCTGAAGGCCGCGGACAGCGACCCCACCGCCCCGCCGTACGACTCCCTCCTGGTGTTCGACTACGAAGGGGGCGGCTCAGAGGCTCGGTCCCTCAGCTCCCTCAACTCCTCCAGCTCCGGGGACCAGGACTACGACCGCCTGGCCGAATGGGGGCCGCGCTTCAGGAAGCTGGCCGACATGTTCGGCGGCGGGGAAGACTGTGACTCGGACACACTGCCCGGCAAAGTAGAGTGGGTGTGA